From the genome of Vicia villosa cultivar HV-30 ecotype Madison, WI linkage group LG2, Vvil1.0, whole genome shotgun sequence, one region includes:
- the LOC131646434 gene encoding ribonuclease 1-like, with product MESKGSILVKLLLLLQLSVLCLSQQDFDFFYFVQQWPGSYCDSQKSCCYPTSGKPAADFSIHGLWPNYKDGTYPSNCDPNSPFDQSQISDLKSSLLKNWPTLACPSGNGIQFWTHEWEKHGTCSESSLKQHDYFETTLNLKQKSNLLDALTSAGIQADGSSYSLSNIKRAIQSQVGFAPFIECNVDSSRNSQLYQVYLCVDTSGSNFIDCPVFPNGKSCGSNVEFPSF from the exons ATGGAGTCCAAAGGGTCTATTTTAGTTAAGCTTCTCTTGCTTCTTCAGTTATCAGTTCTATGTCTTTCACAACAAGATTTTGATTTCTTCTACTTTGTTCAACAG TGGCCAGGATCATACTGTGATTCACAGAAGAGTTGCTGCTACCCAACAAGTGGAAAACCTGCTGCTGATTTTAGTATTCATGGTTTATGGCCTAATTACAAAGATGGTACTTATCCATCTAACTGTGATCCCAACAGCCCTTTTGATCAATCTCAG ATATCTGATCTCAAAAGCAGTTTACTAAAGAACTGGCCCACACTAGCCTGCCCAAGTGGAAATGGAATTCAGTTTTGGACTCATGAATGGGAGAAGCACGGAACTTGCTCAGAATCAAGCCTTAAACAACATGATTATTTTGAAACAACTCTCAActtgaaacaaaaatcaaaccTCCTTGATGCTCTTACAAGTGCAGGAATACAAGCTGATGGCAGTTCCTACAGCTTGAGCAATATCAAAAGAGCCATACAAAGTCAAGTTGGGTTTGCTCCATTCATTGAATGCAATGTGGATTCATCTCGTAACAGTCAGCTATACCAAGTTTACTTGTGTGTCGACACTTCTGgatcaaacttcattgactgtcCAGTTTTCCCTAATGGCAAATCATGTGGATCTAATGTTGAGTTCCCATCGTTTTAA
- the LOC131646436 gene encoding ribonuclease 1-like, with amino-acid sequence MESKGSILIKFFLLLQLPILCLSQQQDFDFFYFVQQWPGSFCDSQKSCCYPTSGKPAADFSIHGLWPNYKDGTYPSNCDPNSPFDQSQISDLKSSLLKNWPTLACPSGNGIQFWTHEWEKHGTCSESSLKQHDYFETTLNLKQKSNLLDALTSAGIQADGGSYSLSSIKGAIQKGVGFAPFIECNVDSSRNSQLYQVYLCVDTSGSNFIDCPVFPNGKSCGSNVEFPSF; translated from the exons ATGGAGTCCAAAGGGTcaattttaattaagtttttcTTGCTTCTTCAATTACCAATTCTATGTCTTTCACAACAACAAGATTTTGATTTCTTCTACTTTGTTCAACAG TGGCCAGGATCATTTTGTGATTCACAGAAGAGTTGCTGCTACCCAACAAGTGGAAAACCTGCTGCTGATTTTAGTATTCATGGTTTATGGCCTAATTACAAAGATGGTACTTATCCATCTAACTGTGATCCCAACAGCCCTTTTGATCAATCTCAG ATATCTGATCTCAAAAGCAGTTTACTAAAGAACTGGCCCACACTAGCCTGCCCAAGTGGAAATGGAATTCAGTTTTGGACTCATGAATGGGAGAAGCACGGAACTTGCTCAGAATCAAGCCTTAAACAACATGATTATTTTGAAACAACTCTCAActtgaaacaaaaatcaaaccTCCTTGATGCTCTTACAAGTGCAGGAATACAAGCTGATGGAGGTTCTTACAGCTTGAGCAGTATCAAAGGAGCTATACAAAAAGGAGTTGGGTTTGCTCCATTTATTGAATGCAATGTGGATTCATCTCGTAACAGTCAGCTATACCAAGTTTACTTGTGCGTCGACACTTCTGgatcaaacttcattgactgtcCAGTTTTCCCTAATGGAAAATCATGTGGATCTAATGTTGAGTTCCCATCGTTTTAA